From a region of the Calliphora vicina chromosome 4, idCalVici1.1, whole genome shotgun sequence genome:
- the NdufA3 gene encoding uncharacterized protein NdufA3, translated as MSAPAARNSVGLIKRAWNEIPDIVGGSVLAIIGLGLAGIGLATYYGNDGDNRRYKLGYVVMRPDDPRAAKVHKD; from the coding sequence ATGTCCGCTCCTGCTGCCCGTAATTCCGTAGGACTTATTAAAAGAGCCTGGAATGAAATTCCAGATATCGTTGGTGGATCTGTGCTAGCAATCATTGGGTTAGGTTTAGCTGGTATTGGCTTGGCTACCTATTACGGAAATGATGGCGATAATCGTCGTTACAAACTGGGATACGTAGTTATGCGTCCTGACGATCCTAGAGCAGCAAAAGTTCATaaggattaa
- the LOC135956700 gene encoding uncharacterized protein LOC135956700 encodes MEIFNNNLCRSCNIEKQKLLNIHSNSQASLKLMLEYCFQTTITDESKYPKFICYDCVKQLEISYRFMKRFHLAQTEFEETYSHLQRICVDVNDDCVTEHPIDDTINEELEGHTMMACDDLVKHSISADKIIQKSPDIYLPLNDTKHIKLIHNSKASTSSSIIDSPSTNDNLPAITCSLCNKTFFTTKALNLHLKLSHKQKISNS; translated from the coding sequence atggaaatttttaataataatttgtgtagATCATGtaatatagaaaaacaaaaattattgaacatACACAGCAACAGTCAAGCGTCACTAAAATTGATGTTAGAATACTGTTTTCAAACAACTATTACAGATGAATCTAAATATCCCAAATTTATCTGCTACGACTGTGtaaaacaattagaaatttcataTCGATTTATGAAAAGATTTCATTTAGCACAAACTGAATTTGAAGAAACCTATAGCCATTTACAAAGAATCTGTGTAGACGTAAACGATGATTGTGTTACGGAACATCCTATTGACGATACAATTAACGAGGAGTTGGAAGGACACACAATGATGGCATGTGATGATTTAGTTAAACATTCAATAAGTGCagataaaattatacaaaaatctcCTGATATCTATTTGCCACTGAATGATACGAAACATATTAAACTGATACACAATTCTAAAGCTTCAACAAGTTCATCGATTATAGATTCTCCTTCAACGAACGATAATTTGCCGGCCATAACATGTTCGCTTTGTAATAAAACATTCTTTACCACAAAGGCAttgaatttacatttaaaacttagtcacaaacaaaaaatatctaattcttaa